The stretch of DNA TTGCACGTTTGTGTTCCCTCTATTCGGCAAAAACAGAATACCGTGAATTTGTGGTTGTCACAGGGGGTGGGCCAGGGATCATGGAAGCAGGAAATCGTGGCGCTTGTGATGTTGGGGCCCCAACGGTTGGCTTAAATATTATTTTACCGCATGAGCAAGAGCCTAATCCTTATGTGTCTCCGCATTTGTGTTTCAATTTTCACTATTTTGGGATGCGAAAAATGCATTTTTTAGTACGTGCGAAAGCATTAGCTATTTTTCCTGGAGGATTTGGGACTCTGGATGAGTTGTTTGAGACGTTAACTTTAATACAAACAGGACGTATGAAACAGGTACCAATTTTATTGTTTGGCAAAGAATTTTGGAGCAATACGATCAATTTTGAATATTTAGCTTCACAAGGTACAATTTCTCCTGCGGATATTAATTTGGTGAAATTTGTCAATACAGCAGCAGAAGCTTTTGAAGAGATTCGCTCTTTTTATAAGTTGCCTTAATTGCTTTTGAAAAAGTCATTTTTGTGGGACAGTTAATATTCTACCTTAGTTAAATAAAGTCCTGAAGGGGGAGCAACAACACCACAACGTTTACGATCTTTAGCATGAAGAGCTGCTTCAAGATCTTGAGCTGTCCAACGTCCAATACCCACTTCCATGAGGCTTCCTGCAAATGAACGGATTTGATGATGAAGAAAAGAGCGGGCTTTTGCATAAATGAAGATTTCCTCTCCTTCTTTTTGAATATCGAGGCGTTCAAGGGTCCGAATAGGGCTTTTGGCTTGGCAATGTGCTGAACGGAAAGTTGTAAAATCATGTTGTCCTACAAGCTTTTGAGCCGCTTCATGCATAGCTTGCGCATTAAGAGGCTTTGGTATCCACCACACGCGTTTAGCATTTAAAGCTGGTGGAGAGCGACGATTAAGAATTTTAAAAAGATAATGGCGTTTGATAGCGGAAAATCGTGCATCAAAATCATCAGGGACATTTTCTACGTTTAAGATTGAAATTGCTTCACTCTGTTGACGTAAAAGAGCATTGAGCGCATCTCTTACAGTATGGGGGGGCCAGTTTTTTATGAAATCAACATGGGCAACTTGCCCCGTAGCATGTACCCCTGCATCCGTTCGTCCTGCTGTTGTTATGGTCAATTGT from Bartonella tribocorum CIP 105476 encodes:
- a CDS encoding LOG family protein — its product is MKKGCKEKIKKERDNWTPLLHTKEALQQIHKVSNSAQMRSPTYRLAYIDQDFMMRPELRSQRIGLEFLKPEITLKEYNIQSTVVLFGGARIPEPGQAAWAAKNETQKKNLHAMSYYYDEAREFARLCSLYSAKTEYREFVVVTGGGPGIMEAGNRGACDVGAPTVGLNIILPHEQEPNPYVSPHLCFNFHYFGMRKMHFLVRAKALAIFPGGFGTLDELFETLTLIQTGRMKQVPILLFGKEFWSNTINFEYLASQGTISPADINLVKFVNTAAEAFEEIRSFYKLP
- the truA gene encoding tRNA pseudouridine(38-40) synthase TruA, which gives rise to MSRFKLTLEYDGSNYAGWQRQAKLHTIQGALEQAIFRFSGQQLTITTAGRTDAGVHATGQVAHVDFIKNWPPHTVRDALNALLRQQSEAISILNVENVPDDFDARFSAIKRHYLFKILNRRSPPALNAKRVWWIPKPLNAQAMHEAAQKLVGQHDFTTFRSAHCQAKSPIRTLERLDIQKEGEEIFIYAKARSFLHHQIRSFAGSLMEVGIGRWTAQDLEAALHAKDRKRCGVVAPPSGLYLTKVEY